The segment ttttattgcagcaTTCCAAAGTCTGTTTAACAAAAACAGATGAGGCATTGCAtatctgaaatacatttatttaggaaaatggTTAGGTAGCCCCTGGAAAAAGAGGAGATTGATGCTCCCTATTCCTCCACATTTCTAGTATGAGTGTCAACCAGGGTAAACCATGGAGCACATCATATTGAAGACAGAAGGAAATCCTGAACATACTGTATCCTCCTACAGTCCATCCATTGTGGTTTCCGGGGTGACAAGGGGTAATTAGATGGAAGATGCAGCCTGCATCACTCCTATTACATACATACCCCTCCACAGCTAACATTTTCATTACACAGAGAGGGACCAAGTACATCATTGATTTGGAAGCATAGCCCGGTCAATAGgtacatgtaaaataatttaaaaacattactgTGCCAAAGCAACACTGCTGAAAGTGTTAATATCATTAAACTAGGGTAAATTActgcacaaatgaaaaaaatcttttggtgttgaaaaaaacaaaaatggctgcATCTAGACCTAAAATAAGTGCCTACAGAAAGCTATCGATACCAATAATACACCATGATGTATACAGTCTGCCAGTTTAGACTGAGAGGAAGGCAGCCGTGGGTTCCATATATTCCCTGTATGAAGTAGGATGTCTGATCTGTGGCATATCATCCCCACCATCATACAGCTTAGTGAATGTATGGCATGAGATACATTATCACCTTTGTGTTTAGAGAATTAGACATTTCTGGTTATGAAAGGTAACATGTCCTTTATGAATCAGTAAACCTAAAGTATAtcatactatattatttttttaggtggaaTTAGGTTAACTTTAGTTTTAGTAAGGATAAagcaataatgtttattattgaaaCATCAAGGTACTTAAAGACCTATTCAATGGAACATTTGATGTCCTTCCAAAATGTGTAAaagttagagaaaaaaaagtgcaacttaCAGGTTTACTGATCACAGTGCTTGAGCCCAGTCAGAGCCACATTCATTCATACTTCCTTCTACACACAAGACCTGCACCCAGGGAACCCATTCAGCTGTAGaagcaccatataaatacatagaattcCTGCATGTAGCACAGCTACTATGTACAGTAAATACAGAGACGTAAGGTAATAGGGGCTTCTTTTTCAACTATCTTCaatcaaaacagaatatttggtTTAGTGACCGATAACTCAACTGGGTGCAAAGCAGCCAGCCAACACAAACTATTCTTCCTTTTACCCTTCGATGAGCCTACTGAAAGCATTCAAAGCCTGCAACGCATACTTTTATCTCATAAGTGCTAAGGTTTAATGTCCTAATAGGAAAGTTCTCTTGGGTTAATGTGTGGAAAAAGGTCGGTCCTCATCCACAAACATAATTCAGTCCTGGTAACTCTAAAGACACTGTGCAGCCCTTTTAAGTGTTCAAGATGGCTTCCTCCAGGTTGTAGCTTGTAGAGCGTATACAGCGTCATAGAGCAAAGTAAGTGCCAGGTGAGCTTCTTCCCCATTTAACTTTCATTATTTTTGGAATTTAAGTCTGGAATCTCTTTCTGCATAAAATACATGACGGCACTAGCCACCTTGTCAGGTCCAATATTATATACAGGATGTGTAGGCTTCTGTTGGAGgggaggaaaaataaaacatttttatactgtgTATCATTCAGACTTTAGATCATCTACATACAATAAACTAAATGGATTCTAACCTAATTTTAGTATAActacagtaaaaacatttttacaacaatCGTATAACTTTCTTTTCTCAGTAAGAGCCCCTTTCTAAAACCAGATAAAAAGCAACTTAACCCATAACAAGCAGATGAGGATTAGACAAATGTAAAAGTACTCCCTATATAGCCAGTCCATAATCAGCTCTTCTCAATGTAAACCTGTCATGACAGATGTATGGAAGGATTAGGGGTTGTCACAGATCTTTCTACTTACCAAAGTGTTTTCTGGAGATCCCACAACTGTTTCATGCAGCAAGTCACCACTACCGAAATGCTGTGCTATAGACAGGCCACTCAGACAATAGCAGGTATGATAGAAGTCTCTCGAtctttacatacataaaatatataaatcatcaaAAGAAGCCACCACAGTGCTATAAAAGTAAAAGCCATTCTCTGAACATCAACACTTACTTGCCAGGTTTATCTAGTAAACCACCGCTGGGGCACTGGCAGCACAAGAGAATATATTCCTGGAGTGCCTTCTGGTCAAACATCCAGTTGCTGTAACCGAGGGCTGAATCTCCTGCAAAGACAAAGATTTTCATCATATGGTGCAAACACGATATGCAAGGTGATATGACCTACAAAAGCCAACATTTGCTGagagaaatatgggagctgctgCAACTGCCAATCCCCTTCGGAAGATGCTCGTTATCTGGCAGGTACACCAACTAACTGGGTTCTCTAAGGTTTGTGTCAAAGACACGAACGAATATGTATTGTACTTTATATGTAAAGCCAGGAATCCTGTGCATTCAGAGACAAGCAAAAGGGTAAACATTACAGCCAGAAAAAGTTTCTTAGGAAGAGGTTTCATCCTATAACAGTCtgataatgatttattataaatatatattttttgttttggaatataAAGGGAAAAGTGTATTGACCTTACATTTTCTATCTGCAGCACATTGCTCCCTGACCCCAGATAACATTCACAAGTTCGGTGAAAAACAATTATACAGAaacatgtaattttcttttacaaataaccCATAATTTATCACTAGAATGTGCACGCCAATAAACCAAGCTGGAGTGCTAAAATCCCTGCTAAAATATCAGAAAGATTATTACCTTCAGCGTGTAAAGTTCTATGGAGAAGAGGCAGTAGACCAGCTTGCCAGAAAGAATAGCAGCCATCAACCAGTTTGTTACAGCGACCTTGAAATCCACCTTCAAATCTCATTTGTCTGAAAGCAACCCATCTCTGAAAGAATACCAACATTCAATGTCATTCATATTTCATACTGGGCAAGTCCATCTGTTAAATCTACAGTTTAGGTTTGTTGAACATCTAGTTCTATTAGGAAAGTAAAATGCAACTGCTGCCCTAATTTCACAGATTACAGAGAATCAGGCATTAGCTTTctaggacagcggtcgccaaccaatGGTCCGCAGCAGGGGACCCCTAAatgggatcaggagaaggaccccactggagggGCGCACAGGCCGGGGCACatccctgtacaaatcccaggttcagggaagtggatgggctgtgtccctggacataacctgcccaactctgccatcacagatctgtgataggagagtgggcggggttgtgtCATGATGACGTCCCAATGcgaaggtttctccccctttgattgacaccccgCACATGCACCgtcaggagccagtgattttagtggtctgcgggaccaaaaaggttggcaaccactgttctagGAGATCCTATTTTTACAGAAGTGCAACTTTACCTCTCAGGGAAGATTCACACTGCTATTAGAATTCTGTACTGGCTGACCTGCCCCGTTAATCTGAGCTttcatgtagaaaaataaaaacccattaaaacttttgttctgttttctgtAAATCTGAAGatctaaaaaaatcaatagaatgGTTTGATCGCTCCATTTTTCTCAGGTAGGGCAATGACCTTACACTTTCACAATAACAGAAACAGAATACAAGctaaagtaaagtttatttttttatattttacagttcaAGGTAGGAGATCCAGAGGAGTATGATGTAATTTTGGAGGATTGCTTACTTTACATTACAAGCAGCTACGGATGCCAGCAAGGACTTGTCTGAAGGGAACAGGCAACCTTCAGCATAATTACCAGACATGTAGTATTGATTAGAAGTGGTTCATAACATTCTCGTAGCAGATTTACTTTAACCAAGATGTGTACATGTGCAATGGGTTTTATCATGGATCTGGTTAAATATGATCTACATCTAACATGCACAATAAAGTTACAGTAGAGTTTATCCTAGTTTGAAAGATTAAAGTTCAAGAAGCAAAGCTAAAACCCAGTTTTAAAGTGGCCCTGTTTCTTAACAAAAAGCAGCTTGTAAATGGGGGCTCTTCTTACGTCACTTATCTTCAGGTCTTATGGGCTAGTTCACATGTACAATATAAATTGGTGTGGTTACTGTTTTTTAACTGAAGAGAGCCAAAGTTGTCAGGCAGTGTCTCACCTGTACTCTACCCTATATGTAAAAATTTGGGGTAAATGACAACTTCCCAGCCTGTAAAAGAAGCTGAACTCTTGTTCATTGGAAAAAAGTATGGCAATGTGGGCTGATAACTGCACAGGAAATTCACCGGAACCAATCATGAAATTTTTTCAGAGCATAGAGGAATCTTTAGCTTCTGACAGATCTGATAAACTTAAAAACTTATTTCTAAAGCAGCGAACCCGACATTCTGCTCCAGGGaaaattttaatgaatgtcagattcattccTTTATAAAAGAACTCCAAAGTGTTTTGTATGTAAGGATTCTGGCAGTGCCAAAGCTCTACAAAAGTTCAGGTATGCCAAAGAGAGGGGAGGCAAGTATAAAGAACTTTCTTTTCTATGCAAGAGATAAACTGTAACAtctgaaaataatgtttatattaaaattatttaaggcAATCACTTACCAACAAGCTCTTTAGGTCTAATAGATGAACTCTCTTCAGGATGACCAAGGCTGCCAGGCCACAAAAGGTATACCCTCCATGTGCTTCCATGCCCGGCACCCCACCGATTCCACCTTCCCAAAACTGGCACCTACAATATTGGTATAGTGTAAATACAACAGTACATCATACAATGCTACAGGTTTAAAAGTTAATGTAAAAGGAAGGATACTTTTCCATACCTGGCTATCCATTCAGCCGTGCCATCAAATAACTTGGGAGTCATAATGTTTGTCAGCGATGCCACAGAGGCAGCACAATAGGCACTTCTGTAATACAGGAAGAAACTTGGCTACTGTACAAAAAATTATTAACGagacttgatttttttatttattattttgaagtcATAATATGAGCTACCCTTCTAATTCACCCCAAAAAATGAATAGGATTCTCAACTAATTTTTGAATGTATTGTGGACACCATCTGCATATTCAAGACCCTTTTTCTGTTCGAGATGACTGCAATATTTACAAACGTGATTAAGGCCAAGTTCACTTAGATCATTTCTAGGCAGTCTGCGGCTGTCAGCATTCATCAACCGCTCACCATGGATTTTAGGTATGACAAATGCTGCTTACAGATCTGGAAGCAAGCCAGTTTGTATGAGGTACCTAAACCTTTACAAAATATTTCCTctacaaaagtcatttttaaaattattataataggATATGCAGCAGCATAGCCTAAAATGCCATAAAACCTCTCAGTCTAAGTCCTGGAGATTTAAATTGATCCATGCCATTTCATCTACAGGAACAGCAGCTGCACTTTACCTACCTTCATGCGTATTTTCCTttcccagaagtttttttttatttttatgagaaTGCCTTATTTCTACACAGTTCAGGACAATGTGGTAAAACATGAACAGGAAGAAGGATGTGATAGTTGATAAATATTACCGTATATATGTATAATCTTAGTTACCTTATAGGGATAGTGCAAACCCCATTAAAAGCATATATAAGAAAAAACGTGAGAATGGGGTTTTTAGGcaaataaacaatttgtattcaGTGATAAACTCTGAtagaatacatataataaaaggcATACAATGTATGATCATGCATTTGATCCAGTTCAGAGGCCAATCAAGTTGGCACTAGACAAGTATATTGTATAGTGTATAAATACATGCATTTACATAATCAATACCTGATAATCATGATGTTTGAATGTTTGTCTGTAGCTTCAAATGTGTtaattgtttatttgtgtatatCTTATTTTATGTCATACTTTTGAGACAAATATCTATGTACGTTCTGTAATATATTTAGACCACATGCAGTACCCGAGTACAATTCTGCTACCGCACAGCTACGTGAGAAAGCCCATactgggcgaaacgtgtcaggtcCACAAGCTGCGCGTAGAATAGTACGTTCGTTACGGAACTCGCGGTAGATACACATTTTATCATGTGTCCACACATCCTGCATTGTATGCCTTTATTATATGTATTCAATGAGAGTTTATCACtgaatacaaattgtttatttgCCTAAAAGCAATGTGGTAACACagttgaaaacaaatatttttagttctAGGTTTTTATTGTGAATGATTAGTGCGGCATCAGATCATTTCTAAAAGTAATCCTTGTGCTATCTGCAAtcagccagcaaaaaaaaaaaaattactttagcaGATTTACCGCTCCACAGAAAAAATGGAACAAGCTAAGCATTTCTGCCAAAAATCTCTTTACATTTACATCCCTCTCTATGTAAACATAATGCATTGTCTATGCAGTGGTCTTCTACCATGAAACATTGTGTAGAGGATCAGATTATTTAGGGGATTTGGCACTGGACCCCGGCCATCACGGATAGCCTGCCATTTCAGCTGCCACAGCCACCTGAACCCACAGAAGTTGCTGAGCCCGAGTGCTATTTAAAATTGGCGCGGAGACAATCGGTCGCTGTCCTTgggccattaaaaaaaacatcttatactcaaattttacattttaaataattcagtATTTTAACTCTCAATACCAATGGTGAGATGTAGTCCCCAACAGACACATCAATAATACCGACACCAATTTCTAACCTagttacatacattacatttttaataaggCTTGTGCATACAAATTTACCTGACtactaaagaaaatgaaaaaatatctaaCCTTACATCCACTTCACCTCCTACATGCATGTTGAATGAGCCATCAGGCTGTTTCAAGGACCAGAGGAATCGCAGAAGTGTTTCcctgtgaaataaataaaatcatcacTAGTTGTAGAGGACACACAAAAGGATAGAATTTAGAGTAACCTGCCCAGAGATGGATCTTAGAGATACCCCAACGCTGCTTTTATGCTTAGATTTGTCTCATCCACATTCACAAACCTGTTAATGACATCGTAGGCTTCCTCAGTTCCAATGGTGCACAGAGCATTCACGGCTGCATAGGTAGGAGCTAGATGGGGTTGCTGGCCAGGTCCACCTCCAAACCCCCCACCGGGAGCCTGGCATCGACCTAGAAACTGGCAAACACTGGAAAAGGGCAGACAAATATTATTGCGACCAAGTCCAAGACAGCCAGTGCCATACACATGTGGTATGGAATAATGAGAGTAAATATACAAACCTAATAACCAAAGTGATTTATGATAACAACCTGTGTGAGCAAtagtcaaatataaaacaaaaactttttttttttttttacaaaacccaacatcctttgcatttttttcccattttacaatcttgtttttatgtgtatgcTGCCTACATTGCATGTCCAGTGCAGTGTCAAATGTCTAGTCTGACGTCTGGATAATTTCATTCCAGTGTGTCCAATAGAGAAAATTTCCAGAGAAGATGACTGGAGGACCAGTACTTGTAGTGAAGTTTGCTAAAATGTGCATGCAACTTTACTCTGGCAGGCAGGACTCACAGTTCTTTCTACttatttgtgttatatattgttattccTTGTGAGTTTACTTTACTTTCCCAAAAATCTATTAAGTTAGTGGAAGCCCCACCTGTGGCAGTTGTCACCGCAACAAAGGTATCCACTAGGAGACTTACGATGTGCTTTTTTGGGACAAATCTTTGCTCTGTTTTTTCACTGCTGTAAAGTGTTCGATTTTTCTATACTTTCTGGTGTGACAACAGTATCTATCTACCAGGACAAAATGTGAGGGGAACAGCAGTACAAACATTGCAAGATTCCAAcgttccaaaaaataaaaaaaataaaagtgacccACAATATTCCAAGACACAGGAATGTCACATTTATGCATGTATAATTTCATGATCACATTTATACGGCGATGCTCACTTTGATGCAACAGATCCAGGGATTGGCTCGT is part of the Pyxicephalus adspersus chromosome 12, UCB_Pads_2.0, whole genome shotgun sequence genome and harbors:
- the FNTB gene encoding protein farnesyltransferase subunit beta, producing the protein MLLDEPIPGSVASNVCQFLGRCQAPGGGFGGGPGQQPHLAPTYAAVNALCTIGTEEAYDVINRETLLRFLWSLKQPDGSFNMHVGGEVDVRSAYCAASVASLTNIMTPKLFDGTAEWIARCQFWEGGIGGVPGMEAHGGYTFCGLAALVILKRVHLLDLKSLLRWVAFRQMRFEGGFQGRCNKLVDGCYSFWQAGLLPLLHRTLHAEGDSALGYSNWMFDQKALQEYILLCCQCPSGGLLDKPGKSRDFYHTCYCLSGLSIAQHFGSGDLLHETVVGSPENTLKPTHPVYNIGPDKVASAVMYFMQKEIPDLNSKNNES